From Paenibacillus graminis:
CCTTTGTTTCCGCCCCCAGGCCGGTGCTGGCCCCAAACAAAGGTATTTCTACCTTTGTTTCGGCCCGAACATGCCGATACAGCTCTATTTCCATATCCGGAAATCTGCCTGATTTGTACAAGACATAGAAAAATTTGTACAATTAGGGGGAAGAGATTCAATTAGAAGATAGATGATCAACGAATTCATACCGATAAGGAGATTGCATCTTATGAAGGAATTGAATTACATCAAGGTGTTTCTGCTTTTGGCAGGATTGTCCCTGGTGACGCTGGCCGTTTACGGTGTAGTATCGCAGCGGACGGATACATTCTATAAATTTTTGATCTGGAATCTGTTTTTGGCCTGGCTGCCGTTCGTATTCTCCATGGCGGCCCATGAGCTGGACAAAAGAAAAATCGGCGGATTGCTGGTGCTTCCGCTCGGTATAGCCTGGCTGCTGTTTTTTCCGAACGCGCCTTATATTATGACGGATTTGGTGCATTTGACGATCCGCAAGAATCTGTATTTTGTCAGCGGCACGATCCAGAACCGCTACTGGTATGATCTGATTACGCTGCTGCTGTTCACCTGGAGCGGCTGGCTGACCGGATTCTTTTCCCTGTACCAGTTCCAGGCTGTCATCTACCGTAAAACCAATCTGCTGCTCTCCTGGATCTTCGTGCTGTTCGCCTGCGGGCTCGGAGGCTATGGCGTACTGCTCGGCCGGGTCTACCGGCTGAACAGCTGGGATGTGCTCACCGACCGGCATCAGCTGTACCAGCTTGTCGTGGACAGCCTGAACCGGCAATCTGTTTTCTTCAGCCTGTTCATTGCCTGCGTGCTGCTGGCTATTTATGCGACCATGTACTGTCTGCTGAATGTGCTGGGCAGAGGCAACGGCCGCGACTACTCCTTAGGCGGCAGAAGGTAGTCTTCGTCCGGCTCGGGGTGGTACTGGTACCGCTGAAGATCAATCACGCCTTTTGCGTCAATAACAATGCCCTCGCCAAGCAAATAAAGCCGCTGCAGAGAGCTGGACTCGTCATCAGCCAAGGCGATTTCACCTTTGACATTGACGACTCTATGCCAAGGCAGCTTGTATTTGCGGCTCA
This genomic window contains:
- a CDS encoding MGMT family protein, giving the protein MTPFTEKVITVIRSIPEGYVMTYGGIARAAGSPRGARQVVRILHSMSRKYKLPWHRVVNVKGEIALADDESSSLQRLYLLGEGIVIDAKGVIDLQRYQYHPEPDEDYLLPPKE
- a CDS encoding DUF1361 domain-containing protein translates to MKELNYIKVFLLLAGLSLVTLAVYGVVSQRTDTFYKFLIWNLFLAWLPFVFSMAAHELDKRKIGGLLVLPLGIAWLLFFPNAPYIMTDLVHLTIRKNLYFVSGTIQNRYWYDLITLLLFTWSGWLTGFFSLYQFQAVIYRKTNLLLSWIFVLFACGLGGYGVLLGRVYRLNSWDVLTDRHQLYQLVVDSLNRQSVFFSLFIACVLLAIYATMYCLLNVLGRGNGRDYSLGGRR